A stretch of DNA from Acomys russatus chromosome 4, mAcoRus1.1, whole genome shotgun sequence:
GGCTTTCTTCTCTAAGCCTTTTCCCAGATCTGCAACAGAAGAGCACTCAGGCTGCCCACTGaccagcacccacagaaagcaACATTTGTGCCCATGGGGGCTGGTGAAGGACACAGGGTCTTGGGCCATATCCCTCAAGTGCAAAGCGAGGACCCAGAGCTGCAGCAAGTGGCTGTCACAGCAAGCAAGGATAGACCTCAGGATCCCCTGCAGTGGGACACAGCTGACCATGTAGACACAGTGGGTGGGCTTGGGGACTGCAGCTCAGAACACATGGCTGTTTTCCTTCTCATGAGGGGAGGCCTAACCCATCTCCTGGGGATTCTGGTGTGCTGGTTTCCTTGCCTTTGCTGAGTTGCTCAGCTGCAACTCACTTACAATCAAGGAGAAATCTGCCCAGCTGCAGGATCAATAACTGGAGGTGACCATCAGGAAGCAAAGACTCAAAAATCCTTTGGTTAAAAGCATTCTTGGGAGGTGTATTTTGTCTAATCCAGTGTGGCTGGgatctctgtttgtctgtcccaAACTTTGCATGCTCAGAAGATGACCCAGTGCATGGTACGACCACCCTATGTGAGCAGGAAGATGGCTTCTTGCCTTGTACACCTGGCATccctgagctcaattcctggtacccactgtgtggtttgaataaaaatgtccccCAAAGACTCGGGCTTTTGAACACTTTCAAAAACAGAGAGAATAACGCtggtgctcagctagctttcctaTTCAGCACAGGAGCCCTGtccaaggaatggtgccacctacatTCAGGGTGCCTCCCTCCATTAACCCCCTTGGAAATCTCTCACCCAGAGGTGTCTGTGGTCAAGCATCACACCTCTGGCCTTGATAACAAGGCCAGATGCTTGACACATTAGCTCCTGTGCTAGAGGCCAGAAAGACCAAAATCTGCCTCACTGGGCTAAGGTCAAGGTGATAGCAGGGCTACTTTCTTCCTGAGGTTCCAGGGCAGAATCCATATCCTGCTCATTGCAGCTTTCTGCCCCACCCCTGGCCACACCCTCATATCAGTAAGCCAGCAGTACGGCATCTTCAGATCTCTGGACCTTCTATCACCTTTTCCTCTTGgactccagctcctgcctccccacaccccacatccccacacacacacaccgacacacccCCGTACCATTCTAAGGACCCTTGTGTCTTCATTGGTCCCACACAGAAAAATCCAAGTTAACATTCCCATCCCAAGATCCTTGGCAAGATCCCATCTGCCAAGTCCTTCTGTGGTAGGAGATGACCTGGGCATTTCAGGGGCCATCGTTTTGCTGACCTAGTCCTGGTTTAGTAGACATGGTGATAATTGACATCTGAGTAGATAGGTAGAGAGGTGCACAGCTCGGCTAAGGGGAAAAGCCAGTAGCATCCACCAACCTAACCTCCCCTTGGTCTGTGCACAGGGGCCCAACAGGATCACTGAGCCAGGAAGCAATGCCAACAGCACAGAGAAAAAGCTAAGCAAATCGCAACAGCTGAAGAAAGTTTTCCAAGAATACGGGGCCGTGGGCGTGTCGCTGCACATTGGGAtctctctggtctccttggggaTATTTTACACAGTTGTTTCCAGGTACGATTTTTGATGGTGTTCATGGTGTTTGTGGCCAGATGTGGTAGTTCACACCTGTGAGTGCCTGGGAGCTGAGACCACAAGTCGCAGGCCAGTTTGGCCTTCAGCATGAGGACTATgcaaataataaaaggaagaaaggaaggatgctgTGGGTGCTGCTCAGTTGGTGGAGAATACTTGCCCTTCgtccacaaagccctgggttccattcctcaAACAGCATcagccacacctgtaatcccagcactcaggtggaggcaagaggaccacaGTTCCAGGTCATCCATCCTTAGCAACATAGACTTTGAGGGCAGCTTGGcctcatgagaccctgtctcaaaaacattttttgttttggtttggtttttttcctgctGTAAAGTAAGCTAATACATGGatgaattttgttgttattggttggTTTGCTGAAACCTATACACTCAGCCAGTTCCttgtattattatgtatttttaaaatatagtccaTCTGGGTAGGTGAGATAGCCTAGCAGGTAAAAAAAATCCTTGCCACccaagcctggccacctgagctccatccccagaacccacagtgaaAAGAGAGGACccactcctgaaagctgtcctgacctccacatgcatgctatggccTGCccgtactcacacacacaataatcataagattctttaaaaataaaaaagtaccgcggggctggagagatggctcagggattaagggcactgactgctcttccagaggtcctgagttcaattcccagcaaccacaaggcagctcatgaccacctgtaatgtgatatgatgccctcttctggcctgcaggggtacatgcagccagagcactgtatacataataataaataaatctttaaaaataaataaataaataaataaaaagtactgCTAGCCTAGacaaatcaatttttttctttaatccctggctgtaatgttttctttgcctctttttccTCCCCAGTGGCATAGACATGTCTGCAATCCTGCTTAAGCTTGGCTTTAAAGAGTCACTGGTgcaatccaagatggcagcaggcACCAGCACGTTCGTGGTGGCCTATGCAATCCACAAGCTCTTCGCGCCTGTGAGGATCAGCATCACCTTGGTGTCTGTGCCCTTCATCGTCAGATACTTCCGCAGAGTGGGACTCTTTAAACCTCCAGCCACCAAGCCTTGAAGCCAGGGTGGGTTTtttttagggggtggggtggggtaggggagacAGAGACTAATTGCTATGTTACTTATGGGTTGGTTTTActtttaccagaaaaaaaaaaacaggtgttttaatttacttttttttttttaatgctattccTCACAGAGCCATGCACATGACTTAAAATGTCACCAAGGCATTAAAATGAGTTGACAGCCAGGCCTGATGGTGCAGGCCAGTAAagccagctgctcaggaggctgaggcaggaggatctcaagttcaagccTGCTTGAGCTTGTTTAGGTTCAGCTTAGCAAGTTAGTAAGACTGTGCCTTGGTCAACAGTGAGGAGGGGGCTGAGGGCATTAGCAGTGGAGCCCTCACCTGGCACACAAGAGGGCCTAAACTCAATCCCCAGTATACAACAAGACTGCCTGCAAATTGTTCCTTCCAGATCAGTGCAGCAGGAGTCCTGTTTGCAAAGCCCCAAGGGTAGGCAGCCTTTGCTCAGGTTCTTAAAAGGCAATGGATATAAGTTGCTGGCTTTTAAAGCTCCCCCTCCCCTGATTTGCACAGGCAGCAGCCTGCAGTTTAATATGCAGTATTCTGCAGACAGCTGCCAGTGCTACAATTAAGCAAAAATCAACAATCTGTAATCATGACCCACGTTAACATCAAGCCCTTGACATTCACAGAACTTGCTTTGGGAAAGCAAGCCAAGAACTCCATTGGTTCCAAAGCACCTTTGTCTGGATGTGATGGGGCTGTTTGTCTGAAACTTCACTGACACAGGGCAGTATTGTTTGTAAAATATAGAAACCTGCCCAATGTCATCACTTCGCCCATATTCAGGGGCACTCAAAATACTCATATAGAAGCTAGAAGAATTTAGATTTCTTAGACAATCCACTTAGCTATCTGAAACTTGAAGCATTCCAGAGCTGACATGTTTACAATGTGccactgaatttttaaattgaattaaattACATGCCTATTTGTACCACTTTCTGAAAAAGGGGAAAAACATTGCTTGTTCTAATGgtaaagaaaccaagaaataatCCAACATAGGGAGAGAAGAGATGTCTTAATTAGAGtgatattgctgtgatgaaacaccataaccaaaaccaatttggggaggaaagggtttatttcactcacagttccatgtaaccagtcatcaaaagcagtgaaggcaggaacctggaggcaggagctgatgtagaggccatggaagggtgctgcttactggcttgctcagcctgctttcttacagaacccaggaccaccagcccaggggtgacaGCAGTCTCAAGGCTGGTCTTAGTGACACaggtctcaacctgtggattgcaACCCCTTTAACAAACCTCTCTATCTCCAAGAAATATTTACAATTCAAAACAGTAGCCAAATTAGttataaagtaacaataaaaataatttttatggtttgggggtggTCACTACAACACGAGGAACCAACCAACCATATTAAAAGGTCATagcatagctgggcgtggtgcacacacctttaatcccagcacttaggaggcagtggcaggtggagagagtccaggacagccagggctacacagagaaaccatggagagaggggggaggagggagaaagtcATAGCATTAGGGGGGTTAGAATAGAAATTCAAACAGAGACTCAAACTAAGGCTTCCCCCTCCAGGAAGCCAAGAACAGTTAGAGCTCTGTCACTCAAGCCTCTCCTGGGGTAGGCAGGCAAAGGGCACTTGTTCTGTCAGAGCCAAAGGAAACTCTATCCCCCAGGCAGCCCAAATATCCAGGAATGGGTTTACCACAGATTTCTGGTGGTTAGATAAAAAGCAGAATAGTCCCCCAGGAACTTGTGAAGCCGGTTCCCCTCtgccaaaaggagtcatttcccttacctctggcagaagggacatagGGCTCTCCCATTAGCATATGCCTCTGGACCTGGCAGCCTATCACAGGGCATGCTGGTATCCCAAGTACCTGGTACAGACACACTTGGAGGGGTCTTTTCTACCCTAAATCGCCCCAGCTCACAGGCCTCCTGGCTCTCAGCTACTCATCTCTATAACCCAGCGGTTGTCATTcttgctgcctcctgctcctctcaCTGTGCTCCCTATTCTCCATCCTGTGCTGTTCTCCCCTCACAGACAGGCCCCGCCATGGTCTGCCTCCTCTCTGCACTGGGCTCTTACAGATGCCTCTAGCTGTTCTCTCATATCTACAATTAAAAACCTTCCCTAAACCACACCATGCAGTTTGTACAGTTCTCCCCTGGGGAGCTAGTGTTTGAACTGTGAAGTCTACAGACTGCATGGCAGAAAGGATTGCATTCATTTTTCTTGCTCACAATTCCTTTTAAATTACTTTGgcaaccagaaaacaaaagaacaaaagaactgttAACGAGCAGAATGCATTTTACAGAGATCTGGCTGACAGTTCTTAGCCCACAGTTACCCATGCCATTTGTCTGTTAACACTTAAAAGTTTTTGTGAGACAAATTCTCCATCCATAAGATCTTTAAAGTGGGATTTTCCTCTTAAAGCAGCCCACTGCCAAAGCCGTTACTGATTTTAAATCAGGATTATTACAGAACAATCCAAGGACATGCATGTAGCCAAGCAAGAAGCCCCAGGCCAGTGACAGATGGACTGGATGGAGCCTCCCCATCTTGCCTTTGTCAGAACAGCCATATTAGCTTCAGGGTCCCCAACCATGCTACTCTCCCAGTCAGGTTCCTAATAACACCTATGCAAAGAGACATATCGGAAGCAGCAATAAACTGATGGTACCCACAGCTGTGTATCTTCCAACCCCACCCTGCTTTGTGCCTGTACCAGCAGCCAGAAACAAGTGGGTGGACACTAAAGCACCGGATAGAGCTGCCAGCAAGGCATGCAGATCTGCTCCTGTTCCCTTTAGTGGACCTGGAGCAATGGAACTAGTTTAAGATGTAAGATATTGTTTGCCTCTAGTTTTTTAAGCAGACCACGTGAGCAGGTGAGATTctgtgaaacaaataaaaaaaaatctttgtaaaatTGTGTTTGTCATCTCCCGGCAAGCCGTCCCTGCTGCCGGTTTGGAAGAGCACCCGTGACTGTGGCAGTGATCTGCTAGCAGCACCAGCTGTAGCAGGCAGCGTCCCACACTCAGCCTGTAGTCACATCACTGCAGCCGGTACTAGGAATGCTGCTACTTCAAGTCAGTCAGTTTAGCACAGGCCTGGGGACAAGAGGTGGCCTCTGCAGTTCCACTCAGGTGTTCTGCAGTGTGAATGTCCAGTTGGCGTGACATTTCACCCTGGCCATTTGCACTCCCAGTCATCTGACATCTGCTTCTCTAATCCAACCCCCGCTCTGGGTGATAGGCAGATGGCACTGGCAACCTTGGTGCTACATGTTAAGAACATATGCAGCAGACCAGAAGAGCACACCTGCTCACTTCTAGCCAACAATGACCAAATGACTACCCGTGTACTTCAGGAAGATGctacatgtgtatttatatatttaacacGTTTGCACACATGACAGAATTACAACATAAGAAACAGCCATTAACATCCAGAAACACCCGAGTCAAGTCCcacaacatatatgtatatatttaacatGTTTGCACACATGACAGAATTCCACATAAGAAACAAGACCTAAGAAAGGCAGAGCACAGAATCCATCTTGGTGGTTGAGAGTCGAACCCCATGCAGCTTTAAAAAGGCTGAAAATGAGAGGGCTCCCAAGGGGACGCCACTTAAGAAAAAGGACGTCTatacaaatctttattttaacatctaaaagaaaaatacagattcATTCCAACAGCTTTCCCAGGCCTGGTGACccaataaattacacacacactcaggcacttGAAGGCTACAACACAGGCGGTCACTGGGGAGTCAGGCAGAGTGGTAACTTCCCTACAGTGAGACCCCAGCCAGGACACTTTAGGGGCACAGGTCACGGGGGACAGCTGCAGTAGAACCTTCTCTCTAGATTACTGAGTCAGGAAAAAGCAGCATGGTCCTTGGAGTGCTCAGGTGGGGCTTCCTGGATGCAAGGCCTAGGACTGCCTGCTCAGCAAGGTGCACTGAAGGCAGATGATGGTCT
This window harbors:
- the Fam210b gene encoding protein FAM210B, mitochondrial — translated: MAGLLALLGPAGRVGARLRPPAPWLLGATTSSAPPLWALALSRPGPDARLLRTTREYCLSRQGPNRITEPGSNANSTEKKLSKSQQLKKVFQEYGAVGVSLHIGISLVSLGIFYTVVSSGIDMSAILLKLGFKESLVQSKMAAGTSTFVVAYAIHKLFAPVRISITLVSVPFIVRYFRRVGLFKPPATKP